TGGGGAGTTCGTAATGTACCTGGGCGGGAGGCCTCACCAGGTCAACGTCTCGCTGCAGGTTCTGCCAGAAGGCGTGGGATGCCACGTGTTTCACGCCGATCAGAGTGATCGTATTCCCCGTGTCGTCGTGTCGAAACGTCAGGGTGGGGACTTCCAGCGCGCCGTCCCGGACACGGTCTGTCACCGGGTAAGGCAGAAGCGGTTTGCCGCGCACCGTCAGCCCCTCGCCGCTTCCTGCGTTTCTGCCTCCCACTGCGCGACCACGTCGGCTGCTAAACCGCCCTGATACTTGGGGCGGCGGCCGGACAAGATGAGCGTGGAAAGATTCTGCAGATCGAAGACGGCATTCGGCGCCCAGCCCGATTCGAATGCCGATTGAAGGAGGGAGGGGGTGGACCATTCGTAGCCGGCAGCTTGCAAACGGACGAGCGCGTCCGCGGCTGCTGCTTTGTCAGATGGGTGGCCGAGGCCGCTGCTTTGGTTGATCATTGCGCCAACGGATTCGATAGCCGTGCGAACGACCGAGTCAGCAGTAGCCAGAGGCTGCAGCGCTTCGCCAGCCACACATGTCGGCTTGGTTCCACCGACCCACGCCTGCATCTCGTCGCCGTAAGGTTGCGTCACGCAGAGCGCCCGACCCTGGGCCATGTCGATCGCGGCGCATAGATTCTCGAAGTTGGGGGCGACGGCGATCAGCGGTGCTCCGGTTTGCCGGTTTGCTGAGGAGTTTCTCCATGTCGATACCGCAGCCCCGCGGCGTACGAGCGCTGCAACGGCGACATTGTTCGCGATGACCGAGCGTGCCGGCAGATACAGATCCGGAATCGTCGTGAATTGCGCTGTCCAGCGCGCTGCGGCGGAGACGGCCTGGCTGGGGCTGAGGCTGCCTCCGATGTATCCGTGGAGCGGGAGAACAGCCGTGGTTGAGTTGGTCACGGTCATCCCTTCGGCGGGTGCGGGTCGTTGCCGTAGGAGTTACGGTTCCCGATCTGACCGTCCATGTTCTTGATGACATGTTCAGTTGAGCGGTCGATGGCCATTTGTCGGCCCTTAGCTTGCGCCTCGGCTTTTGTCGGGGCGGTGTTGGAGGCGCGACTGTTTCCGGTGATGCGGTTCTTCCACGTTCCGTCTTCGAAGTAGGTTTCGACGTTCTTGTTTGACATGTGCGCTCCTCATAGCAGTGGGTAGTTGCAGGCTAGAGGCAGCCTCTGACAATCGTTCGTTTTTCTTGAGCTCTGAAGAGTAATTGGGGTGCCGCTCAGGGTCCGGCTTGCGAGCACTCGATGGAGCAGTCGGCGTTCGTGGCACCTCAGATACCTGCCAGACGCTCACCCAGGATGCCCACCGGCGTAGGTCGAGCTTCTCGCCACCGTCGACCTAGCTACGCCTTGCCGGCGCGAACTTTGCTGAACCAGGCCGCGAACTGCTCTTGGAAAAGATCGCGCACCATGTCGTCATCTAGTGCCCCGTCGGCTCCCTTGAGCCTGCCCTGTGTGAGCTCACCGCAGACGACCGCCCAGGCGTACCCAACGGCCAGTGTGAATGTGCTCGCGACCGCAGCGGAGATTGCGCCACCCACAACCGTCCCTGCGGCGGGGATCAGCTTCAACAGACCCACGACGGCACTTTTGCCCGCCGCCACCGCGATCGTCGTCGCCACCGTGGATGCCAGCGTGGCTGTCTCCACCTTGACGCCATAGATTGCTGCGACTTTCGCCATCATCCCGAGTTGGATCGGAATGAGTAGACCGGCGTCGGCCACCGGAATCGGAATCGCGCCCACCGTCAAGGCCAGCCCCGCAGCCAACTTGACCGCATCGTGAGCCGCTTTGCGTTTTCGGCCCAAATCGATCTTTTGCGCCGCGGCGAAGGCGGACTCGACGCCTTCCGGTGCAACTCGAAACGTTGCATCCACGAGATCCTTCAGACCGTGCTCCACCTGGCCAGTGAAGTCGTCCCCCGAGGCCATCACCAGAATCGGACGGCCACCGACGATCGGCAGTCCGAGTTCGGCGATGTGGTCGGCAAGCGTCATTGCGTCGCCGTGATACTCGCCATCTCGTGACGGCACCTGCGTAAGGACGGCGACGACTGGAAGCCCGAGCTGATCCAGCCGACGAATGAACTCCGCCTCGGTGTCCTCGAACCGGCGATCGGTCGCGCGCACGCAGTACCAGGCCACGTGGATCTGCTCAGATAGAGGGTTCTCACGCATGAGCCTCAGATACGTGCCGAGCTCATCGATGAGCGTGTCGCTGTCCTTACCGATCTCAAGGCCACGCGTGTCGAGGACGCCGAGGAACCCAGCGCGGTGCAAATAGAGATGGTTCTTCATCGTGACCGGGTCACCGACGCCAGTGGGGGCGACTTCTTCACCGAAAATCGCGTTGATCAGCGTGGACTTTCCGACACCTGTCTTGCCGAAGATCGCCAGGTTGAAGCGGCCCATCTTGTCCGCCTGCTCCTGCCATTTCTGGCGGAACTCATCATCAGACCAGCCGTCGTCCTCGGTGGTGTCGGTCGGTCTGGTCAAGGGTCCCCCTAGTTGAGATTGCGTGGCTACAGCTTGCCGTACATTGCGTCGGGACCACCGTATCCATCCGTGAATTGGGGGGAGTGGCGGACCGGTCTTCTCGTCTAACTCCGCCGATCTAACGGAGGCGGACTTGAGCACGCAGCACAGCCTCCCCCGTTAAGGCGGACGCGATCAGGAATCAGGCGAGTTAGCTTGCGAGGAAGGCTCTCGCTGCCGATGCGATTGCGCCTGCGCTTTCCAGAACAGGGTCGTCGCGAAGTACTGTTGCTGGCGATCTGTCGTTCAAGTTTGGGTTCAGCCCCATGAACCATGCTTGAACGGTCCCTCTGGGCTCGTGCTCAGCGATCATTCTGGCGACGAAGAGTGCAATCCGAACGCGGTCGCGCACTCCCTCCGGAGGTGAGGCGGCCCCCTCGGACCACATCCGGATGAGGCGCGTCGTTCGAAGTCCGGCGATATAGGCAACGAGCTGGGAGCCGAGGACATCGGAAAGCTCCGAGAGAGCTTCTGCAGCGGAGCCAGGCGAGTTTGTGGACACATCCTTGCGGCGGGCCTGCAGAGCAGCAAGGTGTCGTTGAGTTAGTTCAATCAACTCCGTTGCGCGCGCCTTTGTTGGTCCTGGGAGCTCGTTCCGCTGCGGTCGGCCCGCGCGTGGCGCGCCAGCTACGTAAGCCGCGATTGCTTGCGCAACCCTTTCAGCGTTGTCCAAGCGGGGGTCGTCGGCTGCGTTGGCGAGCAAGAGCTGTAACGTCACTCCGCGAAGGTCAGATTCGCGAATGCTGCGTATTGCTGTCGCTCGGCCAGTGAGCGGACGGGTCACACGGTCTATCGCCTCGACCGCCGCTTCGCAGATCGCGTCGGGCAGGTGGTTGGCAAAGACCGTCAGTACCATCAACGGTGACTCCTCGGTTGTTGATGGTGCATGCCCTGAGAGGATGAACGCAGCCCCGTCCGCGCCCGCTTTCTTGACCATCACGTCCGCCACGTCGCGATGCAATTTGGTGGATGGGCCGATTAGGTCGCCGATCCTCGCCCACAGTGGATGTGCCGTGTTCAACGTGTGCGTGTTGAAGTGTGGGCGCCGTTCCACTTGAACGATGTCGGCAGAAATTAGGCGGGCCAATGCGCGTCGCCCGGAGCTTTCGGAAGTGGTTCCCGCGCGCCGGATCAAATCCCGCCCGGTAGGTGCGTCTTCCGATAGCGCCAGGGCGCGCAGGAGGAGCGCGTCGTTTCGCCCGATTAGTTCAATTGCCGCGGTGAAGGCTCGTCGACTCGGCCGGAGCCGCGGGAACCGATCGGCTCTGTCGTCCATCTACTACCCGCCTTCGAGTTGCCTGCTGGTCGCACGAGGATGCGGTTGTGGCGGGGGCATAGTGGGCATCCCCTGCTGCGTATCCGGTTGGTCACGGTTTGCGCGTGTTCGTGTCCATACGCGCAGGTCCACTGGTGTTTCTCGCCACCGGGGAGGATGAGATGCGGTGAGGTCGGATTCCTAACGCTCCACTCTGTGCTCATCAAGGGTTGCCGGGCGACGATGTCATTGAAGCCGGACCAGACTCGTTTGTTAGCGCAGTAGGGGCAGCCTTGGCCCTTGGAACGTTGCGCGGGTGCGACTGTGTAGGGGTGTCTTCGTGCGCAGCGCCAGTGAATCATCAGGTGGGTGTGGGGGCCGATTTCGGATGGAAGGACGATGTTCATGTCCCAGTCCCATTCGTCAAGAAGTTCGGGGCGGAGCGTTGTAAGGTCGTTCACTCCCGGCTGAATGCGGGTGTTCATGCAGATGGGGCAGCCGGTGCCGCCGAACGCGCGGTTGGAAACGCTGGCCTGGTACTCGTGTCGACGTGGGCAGTGCCACCAAACCTTCTGGCGAGAGCCCGCGCTGAGGGTTTCAAGTCGGACACGCCGGTTGCGTCTCTTGAGGAACTCTTTTGCCAGCTTGGGGTGGGTGGTGCTGAGGTCGTTGGACCCTGCTACCACCGCCCGCTTTGAGCAGTACTTACAGCGATCCAGGTTCCCGCTCGTTGCCTGCCGGAGGTCGTTCGGGCGAACGGTGGTGCGATGACCAGAGACGCAGATCGCTGGGATGCGATCGTTTGATGCGACCGATACGCACTCGCGGGGCATGGGTCGACGGGGTGCGTGAATGAGTACAGCCCTCCAGTTGTCCGGAGTGACTCTGAAGTCTCCGGACGCTGCGAGGTAACGGTTGAACGGTTCGAGAGGCCGGATTGGGGGTGGGAAGTCCGCGACGATCTTTTCGGCCAGCGGGAAGTCGTGCACCCATCCCGGCTGGTAAGGCTTCCCGGTGTTCAGATGCTCACGAACGTTCAGGAAGGTGGGTCGGAGGTACAGCCAAATGCCACGAGCCAGTTGCTCGGGACGGTCATCGGTCACCTGGCTCAACAGGCTGTTGAGGATGCGAAATGCCTCAAAGTATGTACGCGTTGGGTCGAACAATTCCCGCGTGAAGTCACTGCGGGTAAGGGCTGCTGCCGTACGGATCATGAGCGGGTAGCAGGCGTAGTCGATTTGATGGTGCTGGTCTGGCTCGCTGTCGCCTTGGGAATACCAGGTGCGGAAGATCGACCTGAGCTCCATATAGAACGGCGCAGATATCAGGCCCGCATCGCGCAGACGCCGGTAACAACTCTCTGCCATCTCGTGCTCTCTACCCACCGCGAACTGGTGTGCGGGGTCGGCATCCGGACCCACCCATCGCGCATGGGATAGGCAGACGTTCCCGTCCATGTGCGGGTTCTGCCGAACCGACTCACCGTTCGCGCAAACGGTGCAAAGGTAGCGGTTGTCCAACCCGGTGCAGCAGTGGCCGCAGGTGGACCCGTCAACGTGGTTCAACGTTTCCGACGCTCCGTTGAAGTAACCAGCAGAGAGGCCGGCTTTCGCCTCCACAATCGCTGGCCATAGTAGGGTGCGCGGCGTCTGGGGGTTGGCTTGTGCGGCGAGTTTCAGCAGATACCGCTGGTGGGCGGGTTGGTCGTGATTGGCCCGAAGGAGACGCGCGGCGAAGGAGTCGAAGCGTTCGAATTTCAGGGGAATGGGCCGAACCCTGTACGGGCGGGTCGTGATTCCGGTGGCGTCGGGACGCATCCCCGCTCCTTCGTCTGCTGATGAAGGACGGTACCTCCCAATCGGGCCCGGAAGTTGCCGTGCACGAATACGTTCAGAAGCTCGGAGAGTTCTCGCTCATTTGTGGTCTGTGCCGTGCGGCTTGCGACGGTGCAGCCCCGAGGCAATCGCGCCGCACTTGGGACAGCTCCTACCTGAGCCTCCTCGAGGTCCTCCTGTGTGAATGAGGATCGTCTGCGGGTAGGACGGGTGTCCGGCGCGACATACCCACCAGGCGCGGTGGCCGCTGCCGGCGGTGTATTCGTAGGGGGTGTCGGGGTTGCGGTCCCAGTCCCAATCAAGGGCCTTGTCGGGGTGAGTTGTCGTGATGTCGTTGACGCCCCTTCGCACCTCACGGTTCTCGCACAGGGAGCAGTTGGTTCCATGTCCGGGTCGCGTCCGGTGGTCAACCTCTGAGGTGTACTTCTGCCCGCAGGTCGGACAGTCCCAGACAACCTTCGTTCGGGATCCGGCCATGATGTTCTGCGGCGTGATGTCGCCGTTCTCGTTCGCATCAAGTTGCGACGCCTGCAGCGGGTGCGTTGTACCAAGATCGTTGAATCCTGTCTTAACGTCGTCGTTTGAGCAGTAGCAACAGCCTGTTTTGCCGGCGAGTACTGCGTTTTGGGTTGCGGGGCCGATGATGATGCGATGGCCTAGGCTGCAGATGCCTCGCGCACCCCGCACAGTTCCATCGGCGCGACGTGCGCCGTTGCTGATGTGCACGAATGTCGCCCGAAAGGCATCATTGGACGCCAACGAATCGCGGCCCACACTGAGGTAACGATTCAGCGGCTCCATCGGTCCGACCGGTTGGCGAAAGCTCGCGCACAGGTCCGGTGGAAGAGGAAAGTCATGTGCCCATGCCGACGCGTACGGGACTGTGGCGCCGCTGCGGCGAGCCAGCATGAACTCGCGAACCGTAACGAACGTCGGCCGAAGGTAGAGCCAGATCGCCCACGCGAGATCCTGGCTGGGTTCATGAACGATCCGTTCCACTGAGCTGAGCAGCATGCGGTATCCATCAGCGAAGGTTTGAGTGGGGTCAAATAGCTGTCGCATGAAGTCCAGTTCCGAGAGAGTTGCCGCGATCTGCATCATCGCGGGGTATATCGCCACATCGTCCGATGCACGTTCAGCGGCCCTGTGTTCGTGCGACTCGAAATGCTCGCGAAGCATGTAACTCAATTCGAGGAAAAGCGGAGCCGTCATGACTCCTTCAGCGCACAGGCGGCGGTATTCCAGTTCCGCCGCGACTTCCGCGGAGCCGACGATGGCTTGCTCATCGGGGCTTGTGTTTAGACCCACCCAGCGGCGGTGATCAAGGCAAACGTTGGAATCCATATGCGGGTACTGCTCGATCACCTGCCCGGCTGCGCACTCGATGCACATGAACCGGTTGGGTAGCCCGATCACGCAGTGCGGGCAGGAAGTCCCGTCGCGGTGCTTCAAGTTCGAATGGGATGCGCGTGTGAAGTGTCCGTCGGCGAGCCCGCTCTTGCGCTCGATGATGAGCCGCCAACGGTCGCGCACCGGTACGTCGGGATCGGATTCCGCTGCGAGCTTCAGCAGGTATCTTTTGTGCACTGCCGTGTCATGGTTGGCGGTCATCATCCGAGCGGCATAGCTGTCCAACGTTTCTCGACGCATCGGCTCCAGGAGGACGCGGTACCGGCGTCTCGAGATGTCCAAAACAGTGCCCGTGGACACGATGTGTTCCTAAAATGCCTATCTACGGGATGTTCGTGATCATTCCGGTCGCCTGCATGTCCCGTGTCCTGCGACGGAGTATGTCTTCAGTGATGACTTCAGAATCGGGGTTGCCGCGAGCGATCAGTGTCTTGGCAGCACCGCAGATCATGCGCATCAGTGTTCCAAGAGAGCCCAGGGTTTGCTGATAGAGGAACTCGTCTAGGTCGACAAGGCTTCCCGCTGGCTGCGCGAAGAGGGGCAGCTTCTTTTCGATGTACTCGATGACCCCCCGCCAGGTCTCCTCTTCGTCGGTCGCATGGCGGGGAAGTCGGTTTACCTCGAGGAGGCTGAAGCGGCTGGCGATCTGCCGGCCAGTGGGCCCGTCGAATATGCCCATCTCCGGCAGGTCCACGCCTGCATAGATGAAGGTGGCGACCACGTCGTCCAGAAGCTCACGGAGAAGATCTTTCGGTTCGGCCAGGCCCCGATGCAAGCCGGGAGGCAGCCGGTGCAACTCGTCGATAACAACCAGCCGCGTGTCCGCATCGGCCATATGCGCCAGTACTCGCTTCACGATGGACTCGGTGGGCTCCCGCTCTGTCATGGTAATGCCGTAGAAGTCCGCGAACGCCTGCATCATGCGTTTAGGCGTGGCGGAGCTGGGAATCTTGACGTAAGCGACCGGAAGCGATTCGGGGTACGCGGCGCCTGGGTGATCCTGTTCGTAAATCTTGAATGACCTGCGCATCACAGCGTCAGCGATCGTCGTCTTACCCATGCCCCCTTCGCCGCTGATAGCCAAGCCCCAGCGGTCGGGATTGTTCCTGTTTACCGGCTCGAGGTCTTCGGTGACGTAGCGGACAGCTGTGGTCAACGGATCCGTGGGCACGATGATGTCGTTGAAGAGGAAGCTCATCCGTAAACGGTCGTGCTCGGCTCGGGCGGTTGGCGAGAGCGATTTGTATTCCTCGAGACCCACAGCGGTAGGGGGCCTAGTGTCTCTCTGTAGGAACGCCATGAGACCTTCCCAGGTGTTTTTTCTGAGCGTTGGCATAATCCGACCTGACCGGGCTGGTGTCGATGATGGTTTACGGCTCTTCAAGGTGTCGGATTGCTCGCTTGGAGCCGTTACGCCGGCGATTCCGTCGGGTTGGTTTGTTTTCAGGCGCCGCCGTCGGCATGGGCGTTCCTTCTCGCTCTGCGAGTTCGTGGGCGAGCTTCCCCCGCGTGATTTGCTTCTGCACCGAGGCGTTGCCGCCGAACAGCATGAGGAACTCCAGAATCGCGTCAGCGGAGATGAGTTGGCCTTTGACAGCGGCTTGCCTTGCCATCCGCCGCGCTGTTCGGTCCAGTTCGACGGCATGGGGATTGTCGAATCTGCCGTCCTCTCGCCATTTGCATTCAATCCATCCCTGCTCGGGGTGGCGCACCCAGATGAGGCGCGGGTTATATGGGTTGCTGCGTACCTCCCACTTGTAGTTCTTCGACTTGTTGTTCGACGGAAGGTGCCTGAGAGCCTGAAGTTCTTTTGAGTTGTATTTCAGGTAATTGATCTGGATGCCCTCCTTCGTGATCTTGCGGTGGTCGATTGGCAGGAGCTCGATGAGATCCTCACTGCTAAGCGGCATCTGGACGGTGCCGGACAGACTGGCCATCGCCGCGTGCATCTGGTTGGGGCTCAGGGCGATGTGGGGGTGCATCGGGTCGCGAAGGCCGTCGTGCGGATTGTTTTGATAGACGGAGGTAATCCATCTGTCGAGCCCTTCTGCGAGAAGGACCACGTTTAGGAGGTTGTCTGATTCGGGTGAGCGGCCGCGATTCTTGACCGCATTGCCGACGTAACCCGGCAGTTTTGAAAGGAACCCTCTTGTTATCGTTCCGAAAAGCCGTTCCACTTCAGGCTTGTCTATGGGTTTGTTGGGCCTCGCATATGTGAGAGAGATTCCGAACTTTCGGCAAGCCGCGTCGAACGTGCTTCCGCGGAAGTCCAAGCCGTTGTCAATGATGATCCGTTGGGGATAGATGAACGGCCTTTCAATGTCGTCCGGTGGCAGCGAGCGGAGTTCCGGGACGAGGGTTTTTGCCAGCTCCCACATCTCCCGGTGCCCCGGCCTGTCTTGGCGCATCACGAGCGCTTGCGCCAGGCAGAATGCATGATCGACCGCCTTTGCTGACCCCACGCGGATCGTCGCGGCGAGGATGCTGCGGGTGGCAACGTCAAGCAGGATCGTTAGCGTCGGCCGCTGCACTGTGCCCTCGTCATCGAGCACCGTGAAGTTGTCGAGGACAGTGCTGTCCATTTGCACTTGTTCACCGGGCATCGGTCGCTCCGCGCCGAAAGGACGATCCGGCGTCTGCGCCGCTGAGAGGCGAGCGGTGGCGTCTCCCACCGTGTACCTGCCTTCCATCAAAAAGTTGCCCCATTTACGCAACGTGCGATCCTTGAGCGAGGACTGGTCATACCCCGGGTGATGCATCTTGAGGTCCGCTTTCATCAGTTCCAGCAGCCGTGTCATAGGCACCGTGGACTTGTCCGTTCTCGACTCGATGACGTTCATCATCGAGTCCCATACCGGTTTATCCATGTGCTGGAGCGGAGACTGCCGCCGGTGGTGTCGGTGGTCGATCAAACCGGCCCAACCGAGTTGTCGATACGCCTTCACCCATTTCTTCAAGGTCGACTTGTCTACGCCCAGCTCCCTAGATTTTGCTTCCAACCTGCGTGTAATCGTCGTCCGATCGGGGTCGTACTCGGGCTTCGGGTCGGTGCCCTCCGGTGCGTCATGAGGCAAGCCGTAACGCATTTCCTCGATGTGCCGGACCTTCCTCTCGATGACGCGCATTTCTGTCTGATTGATCCGCTTGTGCAACTCGTCCAGCTCCCGAGGGTCGCCCTCTAACCGCTGCGGGACATTACGCAATCGACGGCGAACATCCGCAAGATGAACGGTGCTGTACTCGCCGGTGTCCACGCTCCGCACTCGGAGAAGGTTTCCTGCGGCGGCCGCGACGATGTACTTGCCGTCGTCGAATTCGAGCGTGTTGTTAATATCGATCGTGTACATCAGGATTCCCGTTTCAGGTTGGTTTGTGTGCAGAGCGGATGGCTCATGTCGAAGGTCAGCGCTCGGGTCCAAAGGAGGCTGCTGATCGTGCTGATTCCCTGCTTCTTGTTCTCGAACAGGCGGATCTGTGTGGCCGCCCCGAACTCCATGGGTTCTTCGAAGCGCGCGAGCACGGCATCTTTGAGAGTCGACTCCGGGCGGTACCGAGGCGATCGGTAAGCAGAGAGCCAGGTCAGATTCCGGTTCAGCACCCGATCGATGCCAGTGAAGATCTCGTATCCCCATCCGATCTCGTCGCAAATCCGCCGCGTCTCCTGTGCTTGCGCGCGGAAACGGTCCGAAATGCGGTCGGCCGGCTTCACGTCGTAGAGCACTTGCCGGCCGTTAGCGTGGAGCGCGAAGAAGTCGGGGAAGTGCTTTGTTCCGTCGGCGAATTGCAGCAGCATCGGCTGGGACGCCAATCCGCGTAGCTCATGCCGGTAGTCCAGCCACATCAGGGCGGTCATCTCGAACAGGGACTCGTACCAGATGTGCGAGTCCAGTTGCGATTGCCAGTACAGCCCGGGGTAATTCACCTGGTTGGCGTGCTGCGGCGCAGTTCTCGCCCGCCGCGACAGGTGCAGGTCCCGATCGAGCAGGGTGCGACTCGGTGGGCTCCTATGGATGCGCCCTGTCTCGTCGTACCAATTGACCGTGTCGCGTAACTCGACCGGGGCTAGTGCCCCAAGGCCAACCTGACCCTGGTTGTGTCTCTTCAGCCTTGACGGGCTCTTGCGTTTCTGCATGTCGCTAGTCGCTTTCTCGGGAGCGAGCTTACGAACCACCTGGATCAAGACCAAGAAACGCCGCTTTCAGCGGAAACTTACGCTTTTTGCGGACGTCGTCAATCGAGTCTTGGCTCGAACGGTAAGCCGGATCAGCCGCTGCTGCTGCCCGTGCCGGAATGCATGTGCGAGGAACGCTAGAGGCGAGGGTCTGGTGGGTCTTGCCGGCGGAACCGGTCGCGCAATCGGGCCTTATATATCTCGCGCTGAAACTCGGGCGTTTCCACGACATCGACCGAGATATCCCCGTAGATAGACGGGGTGCCATCGTCGCCGAGGGGCGGAAGGTCGTCCCCATCGATGATGGACGCTCGTGCGGCGTGTCGCCCGATGCCGAGAATGCGTTCAGCATCCGCCAGGTCGGCCAAGGTCATGGCGCGATCCCCACGCAGTGCGTCTGACCAATGCCGGTAGCCCGAACGAGTGCGAGCCGCGAACTCTTTGATCGTCGTGTGCTGCGCCTTCAGCGCCTTGCGGATGGCAAAAGCCATCTCGTGTTGATATTGGGCTGCTCGGAGGCGCCCCCGATCCACACCCGGTCCATCGGGGATCCAGAGAATGTGGAGCGCCTTGCCGAACAGGCTCGGATCTTCAGCGTATCTGCGGGGTCGAACTCCGGAATCTTCGCGGGGCTTCTCTCTCGCCGACATGCCGCTCAGTCTGCCGTCGAACTCACCGTGCGGGAATGCGACACACCTGCCGCAGCGAGTCGAGCCGATGCTGCCGCGCATGACCTTCTTAGCCCCACACATCGAGTGCCGGGGCGGGAAGGCACATATGCAAGCGGAAAAGCTCCGACTCCTGTACGAGGAGTACACCGATCTCGCGAGACGCGAGAACGCACGACTGGAACCCGGCGAGAACCGATCCCTCCGGATCTATCTCGCCGAAGCGCAACTACGCACCCTCGGAGTTGAAGCGCACTACCGACCAGGAAAACGTGACACAGCATGGGCCAAGCGGGTTCTCGAGTTGGAGACGTTCGTGGGCACCCAGAAGAGGCTGCCACGTGAGAACAATCGTCAGCCCGGCGCCGTGCCGCCTCAGGAGATGATGCTGGTCCATTGGATCCGCAACCAGCGCAAGGCGTACACCGAGGGAAGGCTCTGCGACTACCAAGTCAGGCGACTGGAATGCGTTCCGGGATTTTCCTGGGCGCCGCTCACGGAGGCTTGGGAAGACCGTCTGGCCGCCTACGAACAATTCATCACGTTGAACCACCGCGCCCCCGCATTGAGATCCACGGATCCCGCAGAAAGCACTCTCGCCGCCTGGGCGGCCAAGCAGAGGTTCGCGCGCCGTAATGGTCGGCTGAACGAGGAGCGCACGAACGCGCTATCGAACCTGCCCTTCTGGACGTGGGGGAACCGTAGCGAGTCTCAAGATCGCAACGGCTCTTGATCGAGGCTTAGCGATCCGAGTTCGGGAGCGCGAACGGGGATCACCGCCGCGGGGCCCAAGGGCCAAGCAATCCGGTTCCGGCATTGACCGTGCCGGAATGCATTACTCCCTCGAGCGTTCCGGCCCACTTCGCTCGCAAGCTACCGTCAGCGGAACCGGCATTGCGCGAATGGAGGGAAATGATGACACCCGACCGAATTCCGCATCCTGCGCTGGTGTTCCGCATCGACGGCCCCGAATTCGAACCGGTGCAGTCAGCATTG
This Salinibacterium sp. ZJ450 DNA region includes the following protein-coding sequences:
- a CDS encoding helix-turn-helix domain-containing protein, with protein sequence MYTIDINNTLEFDDGKYIVAAAAGNLLRVRSVDTGEYSTVHLADVRRRLRNVPQRLEGDPRELDELHKRINQTEMRVIERKVRHIEEMRYGLPHDAPEGTDPKPEYDPDRTTITRRLEAKSRELGVDKSTLKKWVKAYRQLGWAGLIDHRHHRRQSPLQHMDKPVWDSMMNVIESRTDKSTVPMTRLLELMKADLKMHHPGYDQSSLKDRTLRKWGNFLMEGRYTVGDATARLSAAQTPDRPFGAERPMPGEQVQMDSTVLDNFTVLDDEGTVQRPTLTILLDVATRSILAATIRVGSAKAVDHAFCLAQALVMRQDRPGHREMWELAKTLVPELRSLPPDDIERPFIYPQRIIIDNGLDFRGSTFDAACRKFGISLTYARPNKPIDKPEVERLFGTITRGFLSKLPGYVGNAVKNRGRSPESDNLLNVVLLAEGLDRWITSVYQNNPHDGLRDPMHPHIALSPNQMHAAMASLSGTVQMPLSSEDLIELLPIDHRKITKEGIQINYLKYNSKELQALRHLPSNNKSKNYKWEVRSNPYNPRLIWVRHPEQGWIECKWREDGRFDNPHAVELDRTARRMARQAAVKGQLISADAILEFLMLFGGNASVQKQITRGKLAHELAEREGTPMPTAAPENKPTRRNRRRNGSKRAIRHLEEP
- a CDS encoding GTPase family protein, with the protein product MTRPTDTTEDDGWSDDEFRQKWQEQADKMGRFNLAIFGKTGVGKSTLINAIFGEEVAPTGVGDPVTMKNHLYLHRAGFLGVLDTRGLEIGKDSDTLIDELGTYLRLMRENPLSEQIHVAWYCVRATDRRFEDTEAEFIRRLDQLGLPVVAVLTQVPSRDGEYHGDAMTLADHIAELGLPIVGGRPILVMASGDDFTGQVEHGLKDLVDATFRVAPEGVESAFAAAQKIDLGRKRKAAHDAVKLAAGLALTVGAIPIPVADAGLLIPIQLGMMAKVAAIYGVKVETATLASTVATTIAVAAGKSAVVGLLKLIPAAGTVVGGAISAAVASTFTLAVGYAWAVVCGELTQGRLKGADGALDDDMVRDLFQEQFAAWFSKVRAGKA
- a CDS encoding DUF2188 domain-containing protein, producing the protein MSNKNVETYFEDGTWKNRITGNSRASNTAPTKAEAQAKGRQMAIDRSTEHVIKNMDGQIGNRNSYGNDPHPPKG
- a CDS encoding ATP-binding protein; amino-acid sequence: MSFLFNDIIVPTDPLTTAVRYVTEDLEPVNRNNPDRWGLAISGEGGMGKTTIADAVMRRSFKIYEQDHPGAAYPESLPVAYVKIPSSATPKRMMQAFADFYGITMTEREPTESIVKRVLAHMADADTRLVVIDELHRLPPGLHRGLAEPKDLLRELLDDVVATFIYAGVDLPEMGIFDGPTGRQIASRFSLLEVNRLPRHATDEEETWRGVIEYIEKKLPLFAQPAGSLVDLDEFLYQQTLGSLGTLMRMICGAAKTLIARGNPDSEVITEDILRRRTRDMQATGMITNIP
- a CDS encoding zinc-ribbon domain-containing protein → MRPDATGITTRPYRVRPIPLKFERFDSFAARLLRANHDQPAHQRYLLKLAAQANPQTPRTLLWPAIVEAKAGLSAGYFNGASETLNHVDGSTCGHCCTGLDNRYLCTVCANGESVRQNPHMDGNVCLSHARWVGPDADPAHQFAVGREHEMAESCYRRLRDAGLISAPFYMELRSIFRTWYSQGDSEPDQHHQIDYACYPLMIRTAAALTRSDFTRELFDPTRTYFEAFRILNSLLSQVTDDRPEQLARGIWLYLRPTFLNVREHLNTGKPYQPGWVHDFPLAEKIVADFPPPIRPLEPFNRYLAASGDFRVTPDNWRAVLIHAPRRPMPRECVSVASNDRIPAICVSGHRTTVRPNDLRQATSGNLDRCKYCSKRAVVAGSNDLSTTHPKLAKEFLKRRNRRVRLETLSAGSRQKVWWHCPRRHEYQASVSNRAFGGTGCPICMNTRIQPGVNDLTTLRPELLDEWDWDMNIVLPSEIGPHTHLMIHWRCARRHPYTVAPAQRSKGQGCPYCANKRVWSGFNDIVARQPLMSTEWSVRNPTSPHLILPGGEKHQWTCAYGHEHAQTVTNRIRSRGCPLCPRHNRILVRPAGNSKAGSRWTTEPIGSRGSGRVDEPSPRQLN
- a CDS encoding zinc-ribbon domain-containing protein; translation: MMTANHDTAVHKRYLLKLAAESDPDVPVRDRWRLIIERKSGLADGHFTRASHSNLKHRDGTSCPHCVIGLPNRFMCIECAAGQVIEQYPHMDSNVCLDHRRWVGLNTSPDEQAIVGSAEVAAELEYRRLCAEGVMTAPLFLELSYMLREHFESHEHRAAERASDDVAIYPAMMQIAATLSELDFMRQLFDPTQTFADGYRMLLSSVERIVHEPSQDLAWAIWLYLRPTFVTVREFMLARRSGATVPYASAWAHDFPLPPDLCASFRQPVGPMEPLNRYLSVGRDSLASNDAFRATFVHISNGARRADGTVRGARGICSLGHRIIIGPATQNAVLAGKTGCCYCSNDDVKTGFNDLGTTHPLQASQLDANENGDITPQNIMAGSRTKVVWDCPTCGQKYTSEVDHRTRPGHGTNCSLCENREVRRGVNDITTTHPDKALDWDWDRNPDTPYEYTAGSGHRAWWVCRAGHPSYPQTILIHTGGPRGGSGRSCPKCGAIASGLHRRKPHGTDHK